The Elusimicrobiota bacterium genomic interval GGCAAGGATTTCGTAATATGTGACAATTGCTCAAGAATAATCTATAAAAAAAATGGAACTTGAAATTTACACTGACGGAGCATCGCGCGGAAATCCCGGACACGCCGGAATCGGCATAATAATTCTGGATAAAAACGGCAAAATTATTGAACAGTCCGGAGAATATATCGGACAGACGACAAATAATGTCGCTGAATACAAGGGGCTTGTTTCAGGCTTAAAGATCGCCAAGAAATATTTGCCCTGCAGTGTTACGGTTCATTTGGATTCTGAGCTAGTAGTTCGGCAGTTACAGGGAAAGTATAGGACTAAGGATCAGACCCTGAAAGCTTATTTTGAATTTGCAAACCAGATGCTTTCAGAATTTGATAAATTTGAGATAAAATATGTGCCGAGAGAAAAAAATAAAGCAGCGGATAAATTGGCAAATCAGGCAATTGATAAAGCAGCGAACAAAAAACAGCTAGTTCCTGAAAGCCAATTGATGCTTAAGTTTTAAATTGTTATTTGAAAGCAGAGGCAACCGGGAGACCGCTTCCATCGTATTGATGGGGGAGGAAAGTCCGAACTTTACCTCAACCGCTTTGCTTCGCAAAGCGAAGCAGTAGGGGAACGGTAGTGGGTAATTCCCATCGCCCAGCACCTATTTTTGTCAATGAATATGATATTTTGTATTCTCAAAAATTAAATTTTTTTCTTGGAACAAGTAACATAATTTTACTGGCAAGAATAGGTGCTGGATAGAGGTGCGAACAGAGACGTCCTTGTCCGAAAGGGGGAGGACCCCCCCTGCTTTCTTTGCGAAAGCAAAGAAGGGGGGGTGAGTTCCTGCTGCAAGGCGGGAAGTGAAACGGCCAAATCCTTACTGGAAAGCAAGGCCAATATACAGGCCGCTTGATTCCGCAAAGTAATTTGCGGAACAGAGAAATGGTCTCCGTCCCGCACATTAAGCACTGTTGAATTTCATGTTTTTCCTTTAGGGATAAGCAATGAAATCCACAATTGTAGAACTGGAAACAGTTTTTTATGTGCGGGATACAGAATTCGGTGTATAGGTTGTCTCTGCATACTTTTAGTAGAAACTGTTTGCAACGGAA includes:
- a CDS encoding ribonuclease HI family protein, producing MELEIYTDGASRGNPGHAGIGIIILDKNGKIIEQSGEYIGQTTNNVAEYKGLVSGLKIAKKYLPCSVTVHLDSELVVRQLQGKYRTKDQTLKAYFEFANQMLSEFDKFEIKYVPREKNKAADKLANQAIDKAANKKQLVPESQLMLKF